Proteins encoded within one genomic window of Leptolyngbyaceae cyanobacterium:
- the nrdJ gene encoding ribonucleoside-triphosphate reductase, adenosylcobalamin-dependent — protein sequence MVRELDRVRQTSQFPETAPAANPVFFRTYSRRTEQGRETWEQVCDRTVRGLVKLGHLAPEEADLIDRMQRQLKALTSGRWLWVGGSEWIEQPENFSGGYNCSSTNICDWRAFGLLMDLAMMGCGTGAVLEPQYIDRLPSIRNHLKVTLQGEIGAIPINQRREETEVTIVGNQVTIYVGDSRRGWVKSYQTLLELSTDERFSEEVKVIVDLSNVRPAGEILKGFGGVANPIKLPDLYLRCSAILNKAVGRQLNSVECCLLIDEAAVVVVAGNVRRSAGMRQGISNDELFANAKSNLWQQDENGNWRIDSEKDALRMANHSRVYHHKPTLEESIEAVRKQYYSGEGAIQWAGEALARANCDILTNSELKTEFLKAYSQGNGKQWLQKQFPQISKSELEHRLGRYGLNPCGEILGANFHCVSGKTMLITRDGMHQIQDVVGQTVEVWNGQRWSQVVPMLTGQNRQLYRVSFGDGTYLDVTEKHRFFVKDRFSKKYEELTTIELAERLKTSKYSLHTETFQIVYRDGKFVEPTWAYTLGQLVGDGSLCQSNGKPQLQLRLYGVKCYQELAIAGKTSGKKRYYTESKEVPCLLYVGFQKQFDPEQVRALKNTATAFNEIASWDRESILHFIAGLADADGSLVSSGGIRIYLSDYERAYRVYLLLIKCGIRCSINLVAKVGTSTNLGTRNRDLWYLQITDCAAIPCQRLDSSRGHQPNAKGKYQVVRSIEPLSGNHDTFCFNEPEFHKGVFGGTLTGQCNLAEIHLNQIDPQNYQEQEDAFTAGALSVAVLLNHKFLEPRYQYSRELDPIVGVSFTGLFDFFVNAFGVDWLHWWTEGRPETAQGLEFKHKEQEYLNRWREIVHRVVWDYCDKHGIKRPNRCTTVQPSGTKSLLTGASPGWHPPKAQRFIRRITFRKNDPVALACIDYGYNVIPSQSDKDENGNLLNDPFDPRCSEWLVEIPVSVLWADLPGADEIDISKFSALAQMDFYMQVQQCYVRHNTSATIELRENEIEALGTRIYEAIRDDEGYISAALLARFDDLQTFPRLPFEPISKQQYEKLIKEVQMRRKTDNFHTALSNYDLGYLTEAGPAGCDSDKCMMPEQKPV from the coding sequence ATGGTTCGAGAACTTGACCGGGTACGCCAAACTAGCCAATTCCCGGAAACTGCCCCTGCTGCAAACCCAGTATTCTTCAGAACATACAGCCGCCGCACCGAACAAGGGCGCGAAACTTGGGAGCAAGTATGCGATCGTACTGTCCGAGGATTAGTTAAACTAGGGCATCTCGCCCCCGAAGAAGCCGACCTCATAGACCGGATGCAGCGCCAGCTAAAAGCCCTCACCTCCGGTCGCTGGTTGTGGGTAGGAGGTTCCGAGTGGATCGAGCAACCAGAAAACTTTTCCGGCGGATACAATTGCAGCAGCACCAACATCTGTGACTGGCGAGCCTTTGGACTGCTGATGGACTTAGCCATGATGGGTTGCGGCACCGGAGCCGTCCTTGAACCTCAGTATATCGATCGATTACCATCCATCCGCAACCATTTAAAAGTTACCTTGCAAGGCGAAATTGGCGCTATTCCAATTAATCAACGTCGCGAAGAAACCGAAGTCACCATTGTTGGCAATCAAGTCACGATTTATGTAGGTGACAGCCGCAGAGGTTGGGTAAAATCCTATCAAACTTTACTAGAATTATCTACAGATGAACGCTTTTCTGAAGAAGTTAAAGTAATTGTAGATTTGAGTAATGTTCGTCCCGCCGGAGAAATATTAAAAGGATTTGGTGGAGTTGCTAATCCAATTAAATTACCCGATCTTTATTTGCGTTGTTCGGCGATTTTAAACAAAGCTGTTGGCAGACAATTAAACTCAGTTGAATGCTGTTTATTAATTGACGAAGCAGCAGTCGTGGTAGTCGCTGGTAACGTGCGTAGGTCAGCAGGAATGCGCCAAGGCATTAGCAATGACGAGTTATTTGCTAATGCTAAATCTAACCTATGGCAACAAGATGAAAATGGAAACTGGAGAATCGATTCAGAAAAAGATGCTTTGCGAATGGCAAATCATTCTCGCGTTTATCACCATAAACCTACATTAGAGGAATCAATTGAAGCTGTTAGAAAGCAGTATTATTCTGGGGAAGGAGCAATTCAGTGGGCTGGAGAAGCCTTAGCTAGGGCAAATTGCGATATTTTAACCAATTCAGAATTAAAAACAGAGTTTCTGAAAGCTTACTCTCAAGGAAATGGAAAACAATGGTTGCAAAAACAATTTCCACAAATTTCTAAGAGTGAATTAGAGCATCGTTTAGGTCGCTATGGACTTAATCCATGCGGGGAAATTCTTGGCGCTAACTTCCACTGCGTTTCAGGCAAAACGATGCTAATTACTCGCGATGGAATGCACCAAATTCAAGATGTTGTCGGACAAACTGTAGAAGTTTGGAATGGTCAACGTTGGAGCCAAGTAGTACCGATGTTGACGGGGCAAAATCGTCAATTGTATCGCGTATCTTTTGGTGATGGCACATATCTAGATGTGACAGAAAAACACCGTTTCTTTGTCAAAGATCGCTTTAGTAAAAAATATGAAGAATTAACCACAATAGAACTTGCAGAACGGTTAAAAACCAGCAAGTACAGTCTACACACTGAAACCTTCCAAATCGTTTATCGCGATGGCAAGTTTGTCGAACCAACTTGGGCTTATACATTAGGTCAATTGGTGGGTGATGGTTCCCTTTGTCAATCTAATGGTAAGCCACAATTACAACTTCGACTGTACGGAGTAAAATGCTATCAAGAGTTAGCTATTGCTGGAAAAACTAGCGGAAAAAAACGCTATTATACAGAATCTAAAGAAGTTCCTTGTCTACTTTACGTAGGATTCCAAAAGCAATTCGATCCCGAACAAGTTCGCGCTCTCAAAAATACTGCTACAGCCTTTAATGAAATTGCATCTTGGGATCGAGAATCGATATTGCATTTCATTGCTGGTTTAGCAGATGCAGATGGTTCATTGGTTTCTAGTGGCGGTATTCGGATTTATTTGTCTGATTACGAGCGTGCTTATCGGGTTTATTTATTGTTGATTAAGTGTGGAATTCGTTGTTCCATTAATCTGGTAGCAAAGGTAGGAACTAGTACCAATTTAGGGACTCGAAATCGTGATTTGTGGTATTTACAAATTACTGATTGTGCAGCAATTCCTTGTCAACGGTTGGATAGTTCAAGGGGTCATCAACCCAATGCTAAAGGTAAATATCAGGTAGTGCGATCGATCGAACCTCTATCAGGAAACCATGATACCTTCTGTTTCAACGAGCCAGAATTCCATAAAGGAGTATTTGGTGGCACCCTAACAGGACAGTGTAACTTAGCTGAGATCCACCTCAACCAAATCGATCCCCAAAACTACCAAGAACAAGAGGATGCTTTCACCGCAGGTGCTTTATCTGTAGCGGTACTTTTGAATCACAAATTTCTCGAACCCCGTTATCAATATAGTCGTGAATTAGACCCTATTGTAGGTGTTTCTTTCACTGGCTTATTTGACTTTTTCGTGAATGCTTTTGGGGTTGATTGGTTGCATTGGTGGACTGAAGGACGACCGGAAACTGCTCAAGGATTGGAGTTTAAACACAAAGAACAAGAGTATTTAAACCGTTGGCGAGAAATTGTCCATCGGGTTGTTTGGGATTATTGCGACAAGCACGGCATCAAACGCCCAAATCGCTGTACTACAGTTCAACCATCGGGGACAAAATCACTCTTGACTGGTGCATCTCCTGGATGGCATCCACCAAAAGCTCAACGTTTTATCCGTCGCATTACCTTTAGGAAAAATGACCCGGTAGCCTTAGCTTGTATTGACTACGGTTACAATGTCATTCCATCTCAATCGGATAAAGATGAAAATGGGAATTTGTTAAATGACCCCTTCGATCCCCGATGTTCTGAATGGTTAGTGGAAATCCCAGTTTCCGTACTTTGGGCTGACTTACCTGGTGCTGATGAAATTGATATCAGCAAATTCTCAGCATTGGCACAAATGGACTTTTATATGCAAGTCCAACAATGCTATGTGCGACACAACACAAGCGCCACGATAGAACTCCGAGAGAACGAAATCGAAGCTTTAGGTACGCGAATTTATGAAGCGATTCGTGATGATGAAGGGTATATTTCAGCAGCACTTTTAGCCAGATTTGATGACTTGCAAACTTTCCCACGTCTGCCCTTTGAACCAATTTCAAAACAGCAGTATGAGAAGTTAATTAAAGAAGTGCAAATGCGGCGGAAAACAGATAATTTCCATACTGCTTTGAGTAATTACGATTTAGGCTATTTAACAGAAGCAGGGCCAGCGGGTTGCGATTCCGATAAGTGCATGATGCCGGAACAAAAACCCGTATAG